In Neodiprion pinetum isolate iyNeoPine1 chromosome 6, iyNeoPine1.2, whole genome shotgun sequence, one genomic interval encodes:
- the Nap1 gene encoding nucleosome assembly protein 1-like 1 isoform X2, with protein MTTDPERAGDASDLEFVEDEDENHPTGINSQILRRPDLLAALQDRIHAQMLEALPAPVKRRIKALKKIQLVATNIEAKFYEEVHALECKYHKMYVPLYEKRGEIVSGIYEPTEEECEWESDEEEQGLSSELKTKVKIEDLKEKKDEAKDENVKGIPEFWLTIFKNVGMLAEMVQEHDEPILKHLYDVKVIFLESNPMGFVLEFHFEPNEYFSNSVLTKEYTMKCAPELSDPFSFEGPEIYKCKGCVIDWKKGKNVTVKTIKKNQKHKSRGSVRTVTKTVQNDSFFNFFSPPIVPEDSEAEIDDETQALLTSDFEIGHYIRERIVPRAVLYYTGEGLEDEEDDYEEEVEEEDDDDEVDEEEEDGHVNAPPDQA; from the exons ATGACCACCGATCCTGAACGTGCTGGAGATGCCAGTGACTTGGAATTCGTTGAGGATGAAGATGAGAATCACCCTACAGGTATCAACTCGCAGATCCTTCGCAGGCCCGATCTGTTGGCAGCTTTACAAGATCGTATTCATGCACAAATGTTGGAG GCACTTCCAGCTCCCGTGAAACGTAGAATTaaagctttaaaaaaaatacaattggTAGCTACAAATATTGAGGCGAAGTTTTATGAAGAAGTTCATGCTCTGGAATGCAAATACCACAAAATGTACGTACCTTTGTACGAAAAGAGGGGAGAAATTGTATCAGGCATCTATGAACCAACTGAAGAGGAGTGTGAGTGGGAAAGTGACGAGGAAGAACAAGGCCTTAGTAGCGAATTGAAGACTAAGGTGAAGATTGAAGAtcttaaagagaaaaaagacga GGCTAAAGATGAGAACGTCAAGGGTATTCCAGAATTTTGGCTCACAATATTCAAGAACGTGGGAATGCTGGCAGAAATGGTTCAGGAACATGATGAGCCCATTCTTAAACATCTTTATGATGTCAAAGTTATTTTCCTAGAATCAAACCCAATG gGCTTTGTTCTGGAATTCCATTTTGAACCAAATGAGTACTTCTCAAACTCTGTTCTCACTAAGGAGTATACAATGAAATGTGCCCCAGAGTTGAGCGATCCTTTCAGTTTTGAAGGACCTGAAATCTACAAATGCAag GGCTGTGTAATCGATTGGAAGAAAGGAAAGAACGTTACTGTAAAAACGATCaagaaaaatcagaaacaCAAATCTCGTGGATCAGTACGCACGGTCACAAAGACTGTACAGAATGATtccttcttcaatttctttagTCCTCCAATTG TACCCGAAGATTCAGAAGCTGAAATCGACGACGAAACTCAGGCCCTTTTGACgagcgattttgaaattggtCACTACATAAGAGAGCGTATTGTACCCAGAGCAGTGCTGTATTATACAG GCGAAGGACTGGAGGATGAGGAAGATGATTACGAAGAGGAGGTTGAAGAAGAggacgacgatgacgaggTGGATGAGGAAGAAGAGGATGGCCATGTTAACGCCCCTCCAG ATCAAGCCTAG
- the Nap1 gene encoding nucleosome assembly protein 1-like 1 isoform X1 — protein sequence MTTDPERAGDASDLEFVEDEDENHPTGINSQILRRPDLLAALQDRIHAQMLEALPAPVKRRIKALKKIQLVATNIEAKFYEEVHALECKYHKMYVPLYEKRGEIVSGIYEPTEEECEWESDEEEQGLSSELKTKVKIEDLKEKKDEAKDENVKGIPEFWLTIFKNVGMLAEMVQEHDEPILKHLYDVKVIFLESNPMGFVLEFHFEPNEYFSNSVLTKEYTMKCAPELSDPFSFEGPEIYKCKGCVIDWKKGKNVTVKTIKKNQKHKSRGSVRTVTKTVQNDSFFNFFSPPIVPEDSEAEIDDETQALLTSDFEIGHYIRERIVPRAVLYYTGEGLEDEEDDYEEEVEEEDDDDEVDEEEEDGHVNAPPGAKLPQGANPNECKQQ from the exons ATGACCACCGATCCTGAACGTGCTGGAGATGCCAGTGACTTGGAATTCGTTGAGGATGAAGATGAGAATCACCCTACAGGTATCAACTCGCAGATCCTTCGCAGGCCCGATCTGTTGGCAGCTTTACAAGATCGTATTCATGCACAAATGTTGGAG GCACTTCCAGCTCCCGTGAAACGTAGAATTaaagctttaaaaaaaatacaattggTAGCTACAAATATTGAGGCGAAGTTTTATGAAGAAGTTCATGCTCTGGAATGCAAATACCACAAAATGTACGTACCTTTGTACGAAAAGAGGGGAGAAATTGTATCAGGCATCTATGAACCAACTGAAGAGGAGTGTGAGTGGGAAAGTGACGAGGAAGAACAAGGCCTTAGTAGCGAATTGAAGACTAAGGTGAAGATTGAAGAtcttaaagagaaaaaagacga GGCTAAAGATGAGAACGTCAAGGGTATTCCAGAATTTTGGCTCACAATATTCAAGAACGTGGGAATGCTGGCAGAAATGGTTCAGGAACATGATGAGCCCATTCTTAAACATCTTTATGATGTCAAAGTTATTTTCCTAGAATCAAACCCAATG gGCTTTGTTCTGGAATTCCATTTTGAACCAAATGAGTACTTCTCAAACTCTGTTCTCACTAAGGAGTATACAATGAAATGTGCCCCAGAGTTGAGCGATCCTTTCAGTTTTGAAGGACCTGAAATCTACAAATGCAag GGCTGTGTAATCGATTGGAAGAAAGGAAAGAACGTTACTGTAAAAACGATCaagaaaaatcagaaacaCAAATCTCGTGGATCAGTACGCACGGTCACAAAGACTGTACAGAATGATtccttcttcaatttctttagTCCTCCAATTG TACCCGAAGATTCAGAAGCTGAAATCGACGACGAAACTCAGGCCCTTTTGACgagcgattttgaaattggtCACTACATAAGAGAGCGTATTGTACCCAGAGCAGTGCTGTATTATACAG GCGAAGGACTGGAGGATGAGGAAGATGATTACGAAGAGGAGGTTGAAGAAGAggacgacgatgacgaggTGGATGAGGAAGAAGAGGATGGCCATGTTAACGCCCCTCCAGGTGCGAAACTGCCCCAGGGAGCCAATCCCAATGAGTGCAAACAGCAGTAG